The Elaeis guineensis isolate ETL-2024a chromosome 13, EG11, whole genome shotgun sequence genome includes a region encoding these proteins:
- the LOC105055851 gene encoding uncharacterized protein, which produces MCKGTTSSPSKLSWCLKAPMRALCRARDFYVKSLTGCAGRVERGPIRGMPAGMVSAMPRSQSHGFYRQQGGGTEDDIRELIRLTDRARQAQSKDGVVPRSPSVATLRIDEDRPCEFESLDMVPRSKSCAVVNNKRKVGVIA; this is translated from the coding sequence ATGTGCAAGGGAACAACTAGTTCACCTAGCAAGCTGAGCTGGTGCTTGAAGGCCCCCATGAGAGCACTGTGCCGTGCTAGAGATTTCTACGTTAAGAGCCTGACGGGCTGCGCGGGCCGCGTGGAGAGGGGGCCTATCAGGGGCATGCCAGCGGGGATGGTGTCGGCGATGCCGCGAAGCCAGAGCCACGGGTTCTACCGGCAGCAGGGCGGCGGCACCGAGGACGACATCCGGGAGCTCATCCGGCTGACGGACAGGGCCAGGCAGGCCCAGTCCAAGGACGGGGTGGTGCCCAGGAGCCCGAGCGTGGCCACCTTGAGGATTGATGAGGACCGGCCCTGCGAGTTCGAGAGCCTGGATATGGTCCCAAGGAGCAAGAGCTGTGCCGTTGTGAACAACAAGAGGAAGGTGGGTGTAATTGCTTGA
- the LOC105055849 gene encoding LOW QUALITY PROTEIN: peptidyl-prolyl cis-trans isomerase FKBP62 (The sequence of the model RefSeq protein was modified relative to this genomic sequence to represent the inferred CDS: inserted 4 bases in 4 codons; substituted 2 bases at 2 genomic stop codons) produces MSRLFSSASXARAAAARDTNLAELDDEEPGEVIESAPPLRVGEEREINAAGLKKKLLRAGRGWETPVSGDEVTVHCVGMLLDGSKFDSSRERGXPLTFKLGHGEMVTGLDQGIVTMTKGELALFTLPSSLGYGNLGAHDVPPGADIQYEVELVSWLTVMDICKDGGIVKKVLSGCDDRQTGDLDEVTVKYQVRLLDGSVVAETAEGGLEFYINEGHLCPALPKVLKTMKKGEKAVVTVQPQYAFGEQGRDASDGFXAIPSNATLNIDVELLSLKPVLDVMGDLKVLKKILRAGEGFXRPNDGEMVRIRYTAMLEDGSVFEKVGFDEELFEFVIDEEQVIAGLDSAVATMLKGEFSQVTVKPEYGFGNDEVKLAVTTVPPCSTLIYEVELVDFIKEKEPWEMSGLEKIEAAEKLKKAGNDLYKMGKFQRAAKSYSQAVNYINEDGPFKGGEEKLVKTLRVSCWLNHAACCLKLKDFQGAIELCSKVLDIEYCNVKALYRRAQAYMEAADLDLAKLDIQKALEVDPQNREVRSLQVTLKQLQAESNRRDAKLYANMFERMRKDTDVALKVMSLNXAQDDERDDPEVQTMDIENPMVKXYAELKVNMESQAMETETPLVDAAFAGNKMMVDLIER; encoded by the exons ATGTCGAGGCTCTTTTCCTCGGCCT GCGCGAGGGCGGCGGCCGCGAGGGACACCAACCTCGCCGAGCTTGACGACGAGGAACCCGGCGAGGTCATCGAGTCCGCGCCGCCCCTCCGCGTCGGGGAGGAGAGGGAGATAAATGCTGCCGGCCTCAAGAAGAAGCTCCTCAGGGCCGGTCGTGGTTGGGAGACCCCCGTATCCGGCGACGAGGTCACAG TTCATTGCGTGGGTATGTTGCTCGATGGAAGCAAGTTCGATTCCAGCAGGGAGAGAG AGCCACTCACTTTTAAGCTCGGCCATG GAGAAATGGTTACTGGTTTGGATCAAGGGATAGTTACTATGACGAAGGGGGAATTAGCATTATTCACTTTGCCTTCTTCATTGGGCTATGGAAATCTTGGTGCTCATGATGTTCCTCCTGGTGCTGATATTCAGTATGAGGTGGAGCTAGTGTCATGGCTGACAGTCATGGACATCTGCAAGGATGGTGGAATTGTCAAGAAAGTTTTATCAGGTTGTGATGATAGGCAAACTGGGGATCTTGATGAAGTTACAG TCAAGTACCAAGTCAGGCTACTTGATGGATCAGTTGTTGCAGAAACCGCTGAAGGAGGATTGGAGTTTTATATAAATGAAG GGCATCTGTGTCCAGCATTGCCAAAGGTCCTGAAGACCATGAAAAAGGGGGAGAAGGCTGTTGTAACTGTTCAACCACaat ATGCATTTGGAGAACAAGGGAGAGATGCTAGTGATGGAT CTGCTATCCCCTCAAATGCTACGCTGAATATTGATGTTGAATTGTTATCTTTAAAGCCCGTTCTTGATGTCATGGGCGATTTGAAAGTACTGAAAAAGATTTTGAGAGCAGGAGAAGGTT CGCGGCCAAATGATGGAGAGATGGTCCGTA TTAGGTATACTGCCATGCTAGAAGATGGCTCTGTGTTTGAGAAAGTAGGCTTTGATGAGGAGCTCTTTGAATTTGTTATAGATGAAG AACAAGTAATTGCTGGATTAGATTCTGCTGTAGCAACAATGTTAAAGGGTGAATTTTCACAAGTGACCGTGAAACCAGAATATGGTTTTGGAAATGATGAAGTTAAGTTGGCTGTTACAACAGTTCCCCCATGTTCAACTTTGATATATGAAGTGGAGTTGGTGGACTTTATAAAG GAAAAGGAACCATGGGAAATGAGTGGTCTAGAAAAAATTGAAGCTGCTGAGAAATTAAAAAAGGCAGGCAATGATCTATATAAGATGGGAAAGTTTCAGCGAGCTGCAAAAA GTTACTCTCAGGCTGTTAACTATATTAATGAAGATGGACCCTTCAAAGGTGGTGAGGAAAAGCTAGTTAAAACTCTGAGAGTCTCCTGTTGGCTGAATCATGCAGCATGCTGCCTCAAATTAAAGGATTTTCAGGGAGCTATCGAGTTATGCTCCAAG GTATTAGATATTGAGTACTGTAATGTGAAGGCTCTATATAGGCGAGCACAAGCTTACATGGAAGCTGCTGATCTGGACTTGGCTAAGTTGGATATTCAGAAAGCACTGGAGGTTGACCCCCAAAACAG GGAGGTTAGATCCCTACAAGTGACGTTGAAACAGCTTCAGGCGGAGAGCAACAGAAGAGATGCTAAGCTATATGCTAACATGTTTGAGCGGATGAGAAAAGACACAGATGTTGCACTGAAGGTAATGTCTTTGAACTGAG CACAGGATGATGAAAGGGATGACCCTGAAGTCCAGACAATGGACATTGAAAATCCCATGGTGAAATAATATGCT GAGTTGAAAGTTAATATGGAGTCCCAGGCAATGGAAACTGAAACCCCTCTGGTGGATGCAGCTTTTGCTGGAAACAAGATGATGGTGGATTTGATTGAACGATAA
- the LOC105055848 gene encoding LOW QUALITY PROTEIN: serine carboxypeptidase-like 18 (The sequence of the model RefSeq protein was modified relative to this genomic sequence to represent the inferred CDS: inserted 1 base in 1 codon) produces the protein MMVAKEATKLSSSLAXISILFVPLLTIFSCPSPVSALNTITHLPGFHGTLPFYLETGYVKVDEVNDAQLFYYFIKSERKPEEDPLIVWLTGGPGCSGFSALVFEIGPLKFDVASYTEGLPSLVNNPYSWTKVCSIIFLDSPVGTGFSYSSVEKSYETGDTKAARQVHTFLRKWLIDHPEFISNPLYIGGDSYSGIVVPVVAQEIAKGDQDGDKLLYNLKGYLVGNPVTDDKFDKGAFVPFAHGMGLISDELYESTKKSCGEEYASPRNDQCANYLESIEECTEGINIFQILEPVCFYASPKPGRVAAYGRRLLKEDIKEFRLLKSGLPLECRSSGYLLSYFWADNNTVREALNIRKGTVQHWQRCNHDLHYAYDVPSSLKFHLNLTSIGYRALVYSGDHDMIVPFVGTQAWIRSLNFSIVDDWRPWSADGQVAGFTRTYSNNLTFVTVKGGGHLAPEYRPKECLVMLQRWLSGAPL, from the exons ATGATGGTCGCTAAGGAAGCAACAAAGCTCTCCTCTTCCTTAG GCATTTCTATACTTTTTGTGCCGCTGCTAACAATTTTCTCATGTCCTTCTCCTGTCTCGGCTCTGAACACCATCACCCATCTTCCAGGATTTCATGGAACCCTGCCCTTCTATTTGGAAACTGG ATACGTGAAGGTGGATGAGGTGAATGATGCGCAGCTTTTCTACTACTTCATAAAGTCTGAGAGGAAGCCGGAGGAGGACCCTCTAATTGTGTGGCTGACTGGAGGCCCGGGCTGCTCGGGGTTCTCAGCATTGGTGTTTGAGATTG GCCCTCTAAAATTTGACGTTGCCAGCTACACTGAAGGCCTGCCAAGCTTGGTCAACAACCCATATTCTTGGACTAAg GTGTGCAGCATCATCTTTCTCGATTCGCCGGTGGGCACTGGATTCTCCTATTCGAGTGTGGAGAAAAGCTACGAGACGGGGGATACCAAAGCGGCCCGACAAGTCCACACTTTCCTTAGAAAG TGGCTTATTGATCACCCGGAGTTCATTTCCAATCCACTCTACATCGGTGGAGATTCGTATTCTGGTATTGTTGTGCCTGTTGTTGCTCAAGAAATAGCAAAAG GTGATCAAGATGGAGATAAACTGCTTTACAATCTCAAG GGTTATCTGGTTGGCAACCCGGTGACAGATGATAAGTTTGATAAGGGAGCATTTGTCCCATTTGCTCATGGGATGGGACTTATATCTGATGAACTTTATGAG TCCACCAAGAAAAGTTGTGGAGAAGAATATGCTAGTCCTAGAAATGACCAATGTGCAAATTATCTGGAGTCTATAGAGGAG TGTACCGAGGGAATAAACATATTCCAAATTTTGGAGCCGGTGTGCTTTTACGCAAGCCCAAAGCCCGGCAGAGTTGCTGCATATGGCAGGAGATTGCTTAAAGAAGATATTAAAGAGTTTCGTTTATTAAAATCTGGCCTTCCTTTGGAGTGTAGA AGTTCTGGATACTTGCTCTCCTACTTCTGGGCAGACAATAATACTGTTAGAGAGGCTCTCAACATTCGTAAG GGGACGGTGCAACATTGGCAGAGATGCAACCATGACCTACATTATGCATACGATGTCCCAAGTTCTTTAAAGTTTCATCTAAATCTGACCAGCATAGGTTACCGAGCGTTGGTATACAG TGGTGATCACGACATGATTGTACCCTTTGTGGGCACGCAAGCATGGATTAGATCTCTCAACTTCTCCATCGTGGATGACTGGCGGCCATGGTCTGCAGATGGGCAAGTTGCAGG GTTCACGAGGACTTACTCAAATAACCTAACATTTGTAACTGTGAAG GGTGGGGGACACCTAGCTCCAGAATATCGGCCAAAAGAATGCTTGGTTATGCTTCAAAGGTGGCTATCTGGTGCTCCTCTGTAA